TTCTTAATTAACGACAAGGATGATAACTCCGATTTAATTTCACTGATCCCATATTGGGGCGCACGTGGAATTATAAAAATTCAAGAAATTCCAAAGAATAATTGGTTGAGTGCCAACGATACAATACTAACGCGTTTGCAAATGCTACCGGACAACGCCCCTGAATACGAAAAGAAGATGTTCAAAGGTTTGTTTGGCAGTTTCGACAGTTCTACCTCAAAAGATGTAAAGGTGAGTAGTCTTAAAAATACTTTCTATACTACAATGGCCAAATCCCGCACCCTACTTAATGAGAAAGCCCAACCCTATTATGAAGCCGATTCCAAAAGTGTAAAAAATGTTAACTTAGGTATGTTGGTAGTTCTCGCTATTGTCCTATTTCCTTTGGTCCTATTTATCTGGGGGCTTTTGGGCGCGTTTGCAGTGCTTTTAACCTGTATTGTTTTGGCCTTTGTGAATGTTCATATGGTTAAGAAAAATTCAAAAGGGAATCAGGTTTTTGCAGAATTGAAGGGATTTAAGAAGTTTGTTAAAGTTGCTGAAGAAAATAAACTGAAAATGCTGCTCTCTGAAGATCCAACGTATTTTGAAAGTACCATGAGTTATGCCCTGGCCTTCGGATTGTTCGATAGGTGGTCGAAAAAATTTGACGCTTTACACATGGCGCCTCCCAGTTGGTATTCATCTCAAGGAAACCATCACATGAATATGAATAACTTTTCCCGCTCTTTTTCCGGCGCAATGTCTTCGGCTCAATCGACCATGGTTAGTGCACCCTCCAGTAGTTCTTCCGGCGGAGGAGGATCCTCCGGTGGGGGTTTTGGCGGCGGTGGCGGTGGAAGCTGGTAATATGGCTACAATTTCAACTAACCTCTAAATGATAAAACCATGACAACACGTAGAAAATTCATCAAACAAGTATCGGTTGCCTCAGGCGGTATTTTGTTACCTGCACCCGATTTCAGAAATATATTTTCACCTATAAAACAAAAAGTAGTAATTATTGGCGCAGGTTTTTCGGGCCTGGCAGCCGCGTACAAGCTGAAAAACAAAAATGTAGATGTTACTATATTGGAAAGTAGAAATAGAATTGGAGGAAGGGTATTTTCACATAAGATGACAGACGATTTGGTTATCGAATTGGGAGGAGAATGGGTTGGAAATTCACACGAGAGAATACACGCTTTGTGCGGTGAGATGAATCTGGAATTGTTCAACAATCAGTTTAATACCCATCTTCTTTATAAAGGAGACTATTCTCCCGCCGGCGCCTGGGATTACAGTGAAGGATGGAACACCAAGCTCAACAAAATGCTGGAAGACTATGCAGATCTAACCGATAAGGAAAAGCTGGTGATGGACAAAATGGACTGGTGGCGTTATTTGGTGAACAATGGCTGCGATGGTCGTGATCTGGATATCAGAGAATTGTTGGACAGCACCGATTTTGGTGAAAGTATCCGTCAGGTTTCTTCCTTTGCCGCGATTGCCGAATATGCCGAAAGCAGTGAGAATAACGAAATGGATTTAAAGATCAAAGGCGGAAACGGAATGCTTGCTGAAAGGCTTTCAGAAAAAATAGGAAAAGAAAAGATCCTTCTGAAGCATACGGTTTCCCGAATAGTTCAGGACAGCAAGGTAAAAGTGTATTGTGAAAATGGCAAGGTGTTCGAAGCCGATAAAATTATTTGTACCATTCCCACCTTTGCAATGCAAAAAATTGATTGGCACCCGGGATTACCTTCCGAAAAAGTTGATGCATTGAATGAATTACAGTACGCCCGTATTAACAAACACGCAATGCTCTTTAATCAGCGGTTCTGGAAAGACGAAAGTTTCGATATGATTACCGATCAGAGTCCGCATTATTTCTATCATGGTACCAAAAATCAGAAATCGGGGCAAGGGGTGCTTATTTCGTATAGTGTTGGTGAAAAAGCTGCAGTGATTGCCAATCAGACAGATGCATGGAATGCCAAAATGATCAATGAGACCTTACAACCTCACTTTGGAAATGTTGCATCTCAGTTAAAGAATCAGGTAAATTATTACTGGGGCAACGATTCGTATTCGAAAGGGGCTTATGCATTGTATGGAAAAGACCAATGGTTTAGAGTGAGACCAATTTTAGAGGAATCCTTTTTACACACTCACTTTGCAGGAGAGCATCTTGCCGATTGGCAAGGCTTTATGGAAGGCGCCATCAATACAGGGGAAGCCGCAGCCGATATGATTTAAATTTTATTTATTTGAATTCTTTTGGTTATTCAGAAGCGTTTTCTTTTTTAGGAAGCATCGATTGCAAAACTATCGCAATCCCCATAACCAGAGCACAACCTGCCAAATTCAGCCATAAATAGGGCATAAGGTCAATCCACCATACATAGATGATGATTGCCTGGGTGATAATTGCGGCTGTAAATACAGCTTTACTTTTCACATATTTAATAAAAAAGGCAAGTAAAAAGATTCCGAGAACATTTCCGTAGAAAATAGAACCAATAATATTTACCAGCTGAATTAAATTATCGAATAGATTAGCAATGCAGGCCACTAAAATAGCGATAATCCCCCATAACAATGTAAACCATTTGGACGCCTTTACATAGTGCTTGTCATCGCGAACACCCACATTCCTTTTGTAAAGATCGATGGTTGTAGTAGAACCCAAGGCATTCAATTCGGAGGCCGTGGAAGACATGGCAGCACTTAAAATTACAGCCAGCAATAGTCCAATTAAGCCTCGCGGCAGATTGTTGAGAATAAAATGAATAAATACATAATCCTTATCATTTGTTTCGGCTTCGGGATTGGCTTTTTTAATGATTGCTTTGGATTGTTCCCGTAATTCATCTTCAGTGACATTGATAATCTGAATCTCTTCTTTCAACAATTCTTTTTCTGAAGCACTGTTTGTCGTTGTAAACGCCAATTGCTTCGAAATAAGTTGTTCGTCCAACGCATTTTTTTCAGTGACCAAATCCTTATACTCCTGTGCATAGGGGGAAGCCATTACATCTTCTACAGCAGCAGGATTAAAGTGTAAAGGGGAGCTGTTAAACTGATAAAAAACAAAAACCATGATTCCTACCAACAATATAAAAAACTGCATTGGAACCTTTAGTAGGCCGTTAAAGATCATGCCCATCTGACTTTGACGCACCGATTTTCCTGAAAGATACCGCTGCACCTGACTTTGATCCGTTCCAAAGTAGGACAGAGCGAGGAAGCTTCCGCCAATAATTCCGCTCCAAAAAGTGTAACGATTGTCAAAATCGAACGAAAAATCCAGAATTTCCATTTTCCCGTTGGCACCTGCAATTTCCAATGCTTTAGAGAAGGTTATGTCTAGTGGTAAATAATTCAGAATTAATAAAAAGGCGATCAACATCCCTGCAAATATCACAGCCATTTGCTGCTTTTGCGTAACACTTACGGCCTTTGTGCCACCACTTACAGTATAGATTATAACTAAAACACCAATAATGACGTTGAGGTAAATAAGATTCCATCCCAACACTGCCGATAGTATGATAGCCGGTGCAAAAATGGTTATTCCGGCTGCCAGTCCTCGCTGAATTAAAAACAAAATTGCTGTTAGCGTACGCGTTTTTAAGTCGAAACGGGTTTCCAAATATTCGTAGGCCGTAAAGACTTTGAGTCGGTGGTAGATTGGAATAAAAACCAAACAGATAACCACCATCGCAATTGGCAATCCGAAATAAAACTGCACAAACCCCATTCCGTCGTGAAACGCCTGTCCCGGAGTAGATAAAAAGGTGATAGCACTGGCCTGAGTAGCCATAACACTTAAACCAATGGTCCACCATTTGGCATCGCTACCCCCTTTGAGGTAGTCGGTCACGTTTTTGCTCCCACGTGTTTTATAGGTCCCGTAAAGAACAATAAAGAGTAGGGTTCCCCCAAGTACAATCCAGTCTATTTGCTGCATATTAGGTATAGTGTTGCATTAAAAAATAGAAGATGACGATGTACAGGGCATTTAAAAGTAATACCACCGTGTATTTCCATTTCCAGACGAACTTTTGATTTTCTTCAGTCATATTAATTTCCTAAGGAGAGTAAATTGGCAAACAGGCGATATGCTCCGGGAACTCCCGCCGGAAGTTCTCTAAAGAAGCTCAATCCTGTGTAAATATAGTGCCCTTTTCCGTATTTGGCGACCAGTAAAGACCCTTTGGTCAAAGGTTCTCCCTTGTCGTGCATTCCCAAAATAGGAGTGAATTCTGCCGCCCACTCATCCGGAAAATAGAGTCCGCGTTCCTGTACCCAGTTTTTAAAATCGTCCTGTGTAATTTTATTTGGGGTGTTCAGGACAGGATGATCGGGTGCTAAAATTTCTACTTCTGAATTTTCATCGGTAACCCGATCGCGAGAGAGTTTAAGGGATAACGGCCCAAAATCGGTATCGTTCATTCCCCGACTCGTATTGTATTGAAGCAGCAAAGTACCTCCGTTTTGCACGTAATTGTTGAGTTCGGTTTGTTTGTAATCCAGTTCGGGAACTGTGTTATAAGCTCTAATTCCAACTACAATCGCATCAAATTGTTGTAAATTCTCTGAAGTTATTTGCGAAGGTTCGATAGTGGTAACGGTATAGCCAATTTCTTTTAAACTTTCGGGGATCGCGTCACCTGCACCGTTTATATAACCAATTTGTTGTCCTTTTTTCTGAATATCAAGTCGCACCACCCGTGCTTCCGAAGGTAATAAAACACTTTGAAACGGAATATGGTCGTAGTCTATTGTAACAAGCTCTTTGTTGTAAAACACATCGCCAATTTGCAATAAAGGCTTGAAATAGCCGTCATTTTGTTCCTTTGGCGGCTGTACAGTAAAGACAAGGGTTTGTTGTTGTCCTTTTTTGGCAATATTGAAAACATGTTGAGCAGGGGAGACCACCCATCCTTTTGGATGCTGAAGTGTGACGGTTCCATTTATATTATCACGGCCCGATTGTACAATTACCGGAATTTCTCTTGAGGCTTCTGTTGCGAAAATGAGTACTTTTTCGGGGATAGAGGAGGTTACATCCGGGATTACTTCAAATGGACGATACACTTCCCCGTCTACAGGATCGTTAAACTTATACACTATGTTACGGTCAAAACTTATTTGTCTTCCCTCAATAGTAAGATGAAACGTCACAGGAAATTGATTGGTCTGTTCAGGCAGACCAATCAAATTAGTATCATCCACTCTATACATTCCCAAGGTGCCTGTTTCACTCAGCCAATAGGGCGCACTGTATTTTGTTGCTGAAAATGTCCCATCGACGCTTTCGAGGGTATAAGGTGTATTTTGAGTTAGGGTAGTGGCTTGCAGTGAAGCAGGAAACACAATTACCGAAGACGCCACCGAGTTAAGTTTTATGGGAACATTCGAACGGTTTATTGCTTCGATGGTCACCTTTACAGCACCCTTAGGGGATATGCTTTGCTCATTTGCCACTGCTTCCAAATACAAGCCGGCACAGTCGGCAATAAGATCTTTAATTTCTTCCATCTTTACCGTTTTCCAGTAGCCTTCGGGAAGTTTTCTAATTAAATCGTATGCTTTTAACAATTCCGAGATACTTGCTGAAGGATTTTTAAAATTGAAATCTTTTTCAACCTTCGCCAAAATGGTTCCAATCGCAGCGCCACCTTCCAAACGAGACCAGGTGGTATTGATTCCGTCGAATAAATTCGATTTGTCTGCGGGGAAATCTCCTGTTAAAAATTCGAGATATTCGGTCTGACTCCCACGTGTTCCGGTACTTCCGAAGCCTTGCGATTTGTGCATGCTTCGGCTTAACGACGCAATTTCGCCGTTCGATAGACCCAATGAAGGATAATAACTTCCGGTTTCAACCTCCACTAAATTGGTTTTATCGGCTTTATCAAAATTCTCCTGACTCCCATAAAACCACCACGAAGTATTAAAAAAGAGGCGCCGGGGTTGCCAGGCACCGTAGGTTTTAACCGTTTCGGGATATTTTGTGGTATCTCCAACCATATCGAATGCGTCAAAACTCAACATGGCAGAAGAAGTATGATGGCCGTGTGTACTTCCCGGACTGCGATGATCAAACCGATTGATAATAATATCGGGTTTAAATTTTCGGATGGCAAGAACCACATCGCCTAAAACTTCGTTTTTATTCCAGATTTCCAAAGTTTCATCGGGATGTTTTGAATATCCAAAATCGTTGGCGCGTGTAAAGATTTGTTGTCCGCCGTCTACGCGTCGGGCAGCCAGTAATTCCTGAGTTCTAATCACCCCTAGCAATTCACGAATTTCGGGTCCTACAAGGTTTTGTCCGCCATCGCCTCGCGTCAAGGAAAGGTAGGCAGTTCGGGCTTTTACATCGTTGGAAAGAAACGAAATTAGACGGGTATTCTCGTCGTCCGGATGTGCTGCAATGTACAATGCCGAGCCCAGAAAATTTAATTTTTGAAGGCTGTGATATATTTCGGAAGCAGAAGGTTTTTGAGGAGATTGGGCGTTTATTGTTGAAAAGCAAAACAATAAAAGAAAGAGAGGAACTAAAAATTTACGCATGTGTACTTCTTTGAATTTTTCTTGTATTCCCAAATATACCCAAATTCAAAAAGGAGATTAATCTATTGGCTGTTCTTTAACATTTTTATCGTCTTCATGCAAAAAGTCATCAATGTGATCGGGTTTTATGACACTTACGCCTTTCTGAAGCATTAAACTATTGGGGTATGTTACAAATTCTCCTTGATTGGTTCGTAATACCAAATGGAATGTTTTTATATCTTCAATTATACCTTCCATCGGAAACTCTTTATCGTGAACTTTGATATAATCTCCAATTTTATATGGAAAGGTAAAAAACATGATTATACCGCTGGTTATATTACTAAGGATAGACCATTGGGCAAAAAATGCGATTCCTATAACTGCAAAAACAGAAGACATTACCCATCCCAAATCACTAAATTCTACTCCCCAAATAAGAATCATTCCCATTATCATAAGAAAGATAATAGCGAAGTCAATGTACTTGAGAATAAGTCCTGTACGGTGTTCTATTCTTTCCGAATTTTTTGCGAAACGCCTTACCAGCATTATTAGAATCAATCGCAATATGATAAATATTACAATATGAGCTGCAGTTTTAATAAGTTGTGGAAGATATTCTTCTAAAAACATTGTCTTTTATTTTATACCAAGTGAATCCCGTAAAATTACATCTTTATTGCTGTTTTGTGTCCAATAGGAGGTACGAATTCGCTTCATTTTTGTAGCGGTTGTTTTTAATCTCAAAGTGTCGTGAGGCTGTGTAGCGTTGGTTTCTTCCCATTTTTCAATTTCGTAAGGAAAGGTACTGTTAAAGTAAATCACCAGTTGTCGCTGCAATTCGGGATAATTGATAGAATACGAGGTAAGAGAATCACCCTGTTTTAAACCGGCAAATGCAGGATATGCATCTAACTTTTTGTGCCGTAATCGCAAGTACTCGAACGATGGAATAATCGAGATATCACCGGTTGGGAGTTCTTCGGGGTTAATACGGATTAGATTCCACAATTCATTTTCCAACCAGGCTTTAGGCAATTTAATGGATTGGTCGGCCTCTCCTTCAAAATAAGAATATGCCTCAATTTCAAAATCATTTTTATTGTTGAGTTGCGCATATACCATACCGCACCATTCCTGCACCGAATTACTCACTTTTAACGCATGCCCCGTGTGTTTTACAGGACTAAATGTGCTGGACATGATAGAATATGGGTAAATGCCGGTGAGAAAGTTTTTCATCTGATTTAATTTCAGTACCGAAATATTTTCTTCAGAATAGTTATTTGCTTTTACCTGCTCCGAAGGCAAAAAGTCTTCCGTTACAAAAATTGTCACTGCGCTCCCTTCCCGTATTTCTCCGTAGCGTTCCTGCGATAGGTCATAAGATGTAATTTCGGCCGTTCCATTGTACCAATACGCTTTAAATTCTTCGCTTAAATTTCGGGGCTTCGGCTCCCTTTTGTCCTTTTTGGAATTTGAAACTCCCAAAGGATCTGTGTCTTTTTCAACAGAATTACAAGATGTTATAAGGGTGAGGAATAAGAATATTACGAGCGTGTTGTAAAGAAGAAATTTCATTAGCATTGGATTTTAACGTAAAAATACTACAAAATCAGCGTAAAGGCAGCCCCATTAACGTTTTGTAAACAAGATGTGTTGGCAATCCCATTACGTTAAAATAGGAACCTTCCAGTCTTTCAATGGCGATATAGCCAATCCATTCCTGTACGCCGTAACTTCCTGCCTTGTCGTAGGGTTGGTAGGTGTTGAGATAGTATTCTATTTCAGCTTCGGAAAGAGATTTAAACCATACTTTGGTTGTGTCGTGAATTGTTTTCTGAAAGTTCTTACTCGTGAAGCAAACAGAGGTGATTACTTCGTGCAATTCCCCGCTTAAATTGCGCAGCATGTTTTTAGCATCCTCAGCATCTTTGGGTTTTCCGATGGCGACTCCGTCCTTCCATACAATAGTATCACTGGTGATTAACACATCATTTTCGGCAAGATCCTCAAAGGCCGAAGCTTTTAATTGTGCGAGATAATCGGTAATTTCAGAAGCCACTAGTGAATCGGGGTAGGATTCTTCAATTTCACGTACCTCAATAGCAAAATCGACATCCAGATCTTTAAAAAATGCCTGCCTACGTGGTGATCCCGAGGCGAGAATTATGTTGTAGTTTTTAAGGTGTGTCTTTAGCATTTTTACCGGGGTTCTGAGTCTTGGGTTATGGAATTTGGTATTTGGTATTTGGAATTTTTCTTGTGTTTATAAAATTGAATCATGCAATTGGAACAAATCTATACAATAGCATGGAACCTATTCCGAAGAACATAATTACTTTTAAAAGCCATGAAAGTTTGGTATAATCCTTCTCTGTTGCCGCACTCCAGGCCTTTGTACAAAAATAAAGTAGTGGGCCTATAATGAACAATAAAAAATATCCAATCACCAGTTGCGAGCTGTACAGGTTTACGTACATATAATAGATGATACCGCACATGGTAAAAACGCCGAGTACAAACACGATCGTAGTCGCTCTTTTTCGTCCAAGGGCTATGGCTAACGAATTTATTTCTCCCTTTTTATCGCCATTGATATCCTGCAGGTCTTTTACTATTTCCCGAATTAAATTCAGTACAAAGGCAAACATTGCAAAATCCAGTAGTATTTTAAAAATGACCCACTGTGACGCCTGATTCTCGGGCACAATCGCAGGCAGCAACTCAAACAGTCCTACAATTAGAATACTCATAGCTACCAGAGCAGAAATTAATACATTTCCGGCAAGAAGCATCGCTTTAATGTAGGATGCATATAAATAGAGAAGAGCAGCAATTATCACAAATAACGCTGCAAAACCGGGTTTTTCGATGCTGTTTGCCAGGTAAAATCCGATGCCGACTCCTGCTGTTGTTAATATTAGGTACCAACGATTGGCAGTGTTTTCTGAAACTTTAGTGCCCACGAGTACTTTAGAGGGTTTATTAATACGATCTATCGCCACATCGTAGATATCGTTGATGACGTTTCCTCCGGCGGCAATGCACAGCGTAGCCATTACTAAGAGGGTAAATTGAGAAGTAGTTAATGTAGTTGCGGCTTCAAAGGGAAGGAAGAGTCCGAATTTTAGGGCCACTTGCATAAAAGCAATTAACAATAGATTAAGCGGACGAATTAGTTTAAGTATATTCATGGACAACGAAACCTCAGTTAATCGTATTTGGCACTGGTTGCACCGTTAGAAAGCCACTTTCCTTGCACTTTCAGTACCTGTTCAATCACATCGCGTACACAGCCTTTTCCGCCATTTTTATGGGACACATACGTAGAAATTTCTTTAATCTCCGGAACGGCGTCCTGCGGACAACAAGGCAGACCTACTTGTTGCATAACTTCCAGATCGGGAATATCATCGCCCATAAACAAAACATTTTCCCGTTTTACATTCGCGCTTTGGAGATATCGGTTTAAAGTTTCGGTTTTGTGGTGGGCGCCTAGATGAATATCGGTTAAGCCCAAACCTTGCAGTCTGTTTCGAACACCTTCATTTGTGCCACCCGAAATAATACACACCTTAAACCCTTGTTCCAAAGCGGTCTTTAGAGCAAATCCGTCTTTGGTATGCATGGTTCTAAACAGCTCGCCGCTTGTTGTTACCTGTATGGTCCCGTCGGTAAGCACCCCGTCCACATCAAAAACAAAGGTGGTAATATGCTGTAAGTATTCTTTATAGCTTTTTTCCATAGGTCTTTTGTATGGCTTGCGTTAGTTGTTGATACAATTCTTTATGCGAACTGTCCTTCAGCAAATGTAAATGTTTTTCAATTGTTTTTAAATCGTTGCGTTTTGCGGGCCCGGTTTGCGCTTCGGAAGGGGTTAGCGTTTCAATTTTGCGGGCTGTTTCAGCAATAAGCGGTTGTAATAAATCGAATTGCAGGTTATTTTCTGAAGTGATTTCATGCCCTACACGATACAAATGATTGACAAAATTATTCACAAACACTGCGGCCAGATGGAGTTTTGCACGTTCTTCCGAATTAATTTCCACCACTTTTTCTGAAATGGTTTCCCCAAGGGTTTTTAAAAGTTTTAAATCGGATGCATTTTCGGCTTCCACACAGATTGGAATTTCCTTAAAATCCACAACCCGCTCCTTCGAAAAAGTTTGCAGAGGATAAAACACTCCGCTTCGGTTTTGTTTCGAAAGTACCTCCATTGCAACGCCACCAGATGTATGAACTACAAGCCTGTTTTTAAATGGTAGCGTTTCCGAAAACGAACCTACAACATCATCCGGGATGCCGATAATATAAATATCTGCTTCTTCTATTTTGGATAATTGTGAGGTAACAGGAATTGATTTCAGAACAGATTTTATTTCAACTTTATTTCTGTTATATATTTGATTAACAGAAACATTGCTCATATTATATAAAGTACTACATAAATGATAGTTGACATTTCCAAATCCTATAAAAACAATTCGAATCATGGGGCGAAGGTAAAACTTTTTGTTGCCTCTTTTAAATTCCCCGTTTTAAAATTATCGGCGGGACTTCATAAAATTTCATAGTGAGTATGATAAATATCATAGAAAAGCAGGTTGTTACAGACGTAAATTTGTTTAAAATTAAACCATACTACTATGAAAGTTGCAACCTTAGATCACTTGTTGGCCGATTTTAAAGAAGATTACTATATGTATATCCCTCTCACCATTATTTTGCAAAGCTGTGTGGGTTCGATTGCAGCCATGTTAATTCTCTCCAATGGTTTCTCTGCGGTCACTTTTATTGAATTAACCTTGTGCGTTTCCTTAAGTATGCTTTACAACGCTGCACTTTTGGCACAATTGAAACCAAAATTTTCATTTGGCTTATTAGTTGTAAGTTTGTTATTGAACACTTTATTTATAATTATCAATTTAATTTAACATTGGAAAAAACCGATTTATCTACCAGAGAAGACGTGGCCTTTTTGGTGACTACCTTTTACGGAAAGGTAAGAGCAGACGCGCTTTTGGGTCCTATATTTAACGGAATTATCAGGGACTGGGAACATCATTTTGAACACCTTAGCGATTTTTGGGAAACGAATCTTTTCTTCAAAAAATCGTATTCGGGAAATCCTATCCTGAAACATATTGAAGTCGATAAAAAAGTAGACGGGAAAATTAATGAATTACACTTTGGAACCTGGCTCAATCTGTGGTTTCAGACCATTGATGAGTTATTTGAAGGCGAAACAGCACAAATAGCAAAGAACAGAGCGCGGAACATGGGAACATTTCTTCATATTAGTATGTTTGAGGCAAGAAAAAGTGAGTCCATTTAATCTATTTCTAACATAAAATTAAGTAGCTTAAATGGTTGTAATTACCTAAATTTGCACCCAAAATTAGCCTCATGCAAAAGAAATTAGCTGCTATCCTTTTTTCAACACGTCTTACCGCTGTCTTATTTTTGGTTTTTGCCGCTGCTATGGCCGCGGGAACATGGTTGGATCGCTTTGCCGAAACATCTCCTACACCTTACACTAGAACTCTTATTTACAACGCATGGTGGTTCGAAGCCATTATGGGAATTTTTGTAATTAACTTTTTGGGA
This genomic stretch from Ulvibacter sp. MAR_2010_11 harbors:
- a CDS encoding NAD(P)/FAD-dependent oxidoreductase, which produces MTTRRKFIKQVSVASGGILLPAPDFRNIFSPIKQKVVIIGAGFSGLAAAYKLKNKNVDVTILESRNRIGGRVFSHKMTDDLVIELGGEWVGNSHERIHALCGEMNLELFNNQFNTHLLYKGDYSPAGAWDYSEGWNTKLNKMLEDYADLTDKEKLVMDKMDWWRYLVNNGCDGRDLDIRELLDSTDFGESIRQVSSFAAIAEYAESSENNEMDLKIKGGNGMLAERLSEKIGKEKILLKHTVSRIVQDSKVKVYCENGKVFEADKIICTIPTFAMQKIDWHPGLPSEKVDALNELQYARINKHAMLFNQRFWKDESFDMITDQSPHYFYHGTKNQKSGQGVLISYSVGEKAAVIANQTDAWNAKMINETLQPHFGNVASQLKNQVNYYWGNDSYSKGAYALYGKDQWFRVRPILEESFLHTHFAGEHLADWQGFMEGAINTGEAAADMI
- a CDS encoding HAD family hydrolase, whose product is MEKSYKEYLQHITTFVFDVDGVLTDGTIQVTTSGELFRTMHTKDGFALKTALEQGFKVCIISGGTNEGVRNRLQGLGLTDIHLGAHHKTETLNRYLQSANVKRENVLFMGDDIPDLEVMQQVGLPCCPQDAVPEIKEISTYVSHKNGGKGCVRDVIEQVLKVQGKWLSNGATSAKYD
- a CDS encoding DUF2207 domain-containing protein — encoded protein: MAGFLINDKDDNSDLISLIPYWGARGIIKIQEIPKNNWLSANDTILTRLQMLPDNAPEYEKKMFKGLFGSFDSSTSKDVKVSSLKNTFYTTMAKSRTLLNEKAQPYYEADSKSVKNVNLGMLVVLAIVLFPLVLFIWGLLGAFAVLLTCIVLAFVNVHMVKKNSKGNQVFAELKGFKKFVKVAEENKLKMLLSEDPTYFESTMSYALAFGLFDRWSKKFDALHMAPPSWYSSQGNHHMNMNNFSRSFSGAMSSAQSTMVSAPSSSSSGGGGSSGGGFGGGGGGSW
- a CDS encoding geranylgeranylglycerol-phosphate geranylgeranyltransferase; this encodes MNILKLIRPLNLLLIAFMQVALKFGLFLPFEAATTLTTSQFTLLVMATLCIAAGGNVINDIYDVAIDRINKPSKVLVGTKVSENTANRWYLILTTAGVGIGFYLANSIEKPGFAALFVIIAALLYLYASYIKAMLLAGNVLISALVAMSILIVGLFELLPAIVPENQASQWVIFKILLDFAMFAFVLNLIREIVKDLQDINGDKKGEINSLAIALGRKRATTIVFVLGVFTMCGIIYYMYVNLYSSQLVIGYFLLFIIGPLLYFCTKAWSAATEKDYTKLSWLLKVIMFFGIGSMLLYRFVPIA
- a CDS encoding PIG-L family deacetylase, with product MRKFLVPLFLLLFCFSTINAQSPQKPSASEIYHSLQKLNFLGSALYIAAHPDDENTRLISFLSNDVKARTAYLSLTRGDGGQNLVGPEIRELLGVIRTQELLAARRVDGGQQIFTRANDFGYSKHPDETLEIWNKNEVLGDVVLAIRKFKPDIIINRFDHRSPGSTHGHHTSSAMLSFDAFDMVGDTTKYPETVKTYGAWQPRRLFFNTSWWFYGSQENFDKADKTNLVEVETGSYYPSLGLSNGEIASLSRSMHKSQGFGSTGTRGSQTEYLEFLTGDFPADKSNLFDGINTTWSRLEGGAAIGTILAKVEKDFNFKNPSASISELLKAYDLIRKLPEGYWKTVKMEEIKDLIADCAGLYLEAVANEQSISPKGAVKVTIEAINRSNVPIKLNSVASSVIVFPASLQATTLTQNTPYTLESVDGTFSATKYSAPYWLSETGTLGMYRVDDTNLIGLPEQTNQFPVTFHLTIEGRQISFDRNIVYKFNDPVDGEVYRPFEVIPDVTSSIPEKVLIFATEASREIPVIVQSGRDNINGTVTLQHPKGWVVSPAQHVFNIAKKGQQQTLVFTVQPPKEQNDGYFKPLLQIGDVFYNKELVTIDYDHIPFQSVLLPSEARVVRLDIQKKGQQIGYINGAGDAIPESLKEIGYTVTTIEPSQITSENLQQFDAIVVGIRAYNTVPELDYKQTELNNYVQNGGTLLLQYNTSRGMNDTDFGPLSLKLSRDRVTDENSEVEILAPDHPVLNTPNKITQDDFKNWVQERGLYFPDEWAAEFTPILGMHDKGEPLTKGSLLVAKYGKGHYIYTGLSFFRELPAGVPGAYRLFANLLSLGN
- a CDS encoding Maf-like protein, with translation MLKTHLKNYNIILASGSPRRQAFFKDLDVDFAIEVREIEESYPDSLVASEITDYLAQLKASAFEDLAENDVLITSDTIVWKDGVAIGKPKDAEDAKNMLRNLSGELHEVITSVCFTSKNFQKTIHDTTKVWFKSLSEAEIEYYLNTYQPYDKAGSYGVQEWIGYIAIERLEGSYFNVMGLPTHLVYKTLMGLPLR
- a CDS encoding sodium:solute symporter, with product MQQIDWIVLGGTLLFIVLYGTYKTRGSKNVTDYLKGGSDAKWWTIGLSVMATQASAITFLSTPGQAFHDGMGFVQFYFGLPIAMVVICLVFIPIYHRLKVFTAYEYLETRFDLKTRTLTAILFLIQRGLAAGITIFAPAIILSAVLGWNLIYLNVIIGVLVIIYTVSGGTKAVSVTQKQQMAVIFAGMLIAFLLILNYLPLDITFSKALEIAGANGKMEILDFSFDFDNRYTFWSGIIGGSFLALSYFGTDQSQVQRYLSGKSVRQSQMGMIFNGLLKVPMQFFILLVGIMVFVFYQFNSSPLHFNPAAVEDVMASPYAQEYKDLVTEKNALDEQLISKQLAFTTTNSASEKELLKEEIQIINVTEDELREQSKAIIKKANPEAETNDKDYVFIHFILNNLPRGLIGLLLAVILSAAMSSTASELNALGSTTTIDLYKRNVGVRDDKHYVKASKWFTLLWGIIAILVACIANLFDNLIQLVNIIGSIFYGNVLGIFLLAFFIKYVKSKAVFTAAIITQAIIIYVWWIDLMPYLWLNLAGCALVMGIAIVLQSMLPKKENASE
- a CDS encoding mechanosensitive ion channel domain-containing protein, with protein sequence MFLEEYLPQLIKTAAHIVIFIILRLILIMLVRRFAKNSERIEHRTGLILKYIDFAIIFLMIMGMILIWGVEFSDLGWVMSSVFAVIGIAFFAQWSILSNITSGIIMFFTFPYKIGDYIKVHDKEFPMEGIIEDIKTFHLVLRTNQGEFVTYPNSLMLQKGVSVIKPDHIDDFLHEDDKNVKEQPID
- a CDS encoding septum formation inhibitor Maf — protein: MKFLLYNTLVIFLFLTLITSCNSVEKDTDPLGVSNSKKDKREPKPRNLSEEFKAYWYNGTAEITSYDLSQERYGEIREGSAVTIFVTEDFLPSEQVKANNYSEENISVLKLNQMKNFLTGIYPYSIMSSTFSPVKHTGHALKVSNSVQEWCGMVYAQLNNKNDFEIEAYSYFEGEADQSIKLPKAWLENELWNLIRINPEELPTGDISIIPSFEYLRLRHKKLDAYPAFAGLKQGDSLTSYSINYPELQRQLVIYFNSTFPYEIEKWEETNATQPHDTLRLKTTATKMKRIRTSYWTQNSNKDVILRDSLGIK